The DNA segment ATGATGTTCTCGATCACCGACATTTGCGGAAACACCGAAAGCTGTTGGAACGTGCGGCCAACGCCAAGCCGGTTGAGATCATGCGCCTGTGCACCTGCGACAGATTTACCATTGATCTGCACCGTACCTGAACTGGGCGCCAGTTGTCCGAGAATACAATTGAACAGCGTCGATTTGCCGGAGCCATTCGGGCCAATAAGACCCAGAATTTCGCCCTTTTGCACCTCGAATGAGACACCATTGACGGCTTTGATCGGTCCGAAATGTTTGGTCATGTCTTTGACCGATAGAACGGTTTCCGTTTGCATCACAACTGTGCTCCCTGTTTGAGATCGCCGCGTTCTTTACGAGGTTTCATCGCGATCAGGAGTTTACGCCCAAGGCCCAAAAGCCCCTGCGGTGAGAAGATCATGACCACGAGCACCAAAAGCGCGTAGATGATGAGGTAATAGCCATCGGTAAAGCGCAGCATTTCCGGCAGCAGCACGACAAGAGCCGCGCCGAGGATAGGACCAAAGAAGTAGCCAGAGCCGCCGACAATCACCATGAGCAAGATTTTGAGCGACAGGATCAACGTGAACGAGCCGGGTTCGATGAACTGCACCAAGGGCGCTTGCAGCGCGCCAGCCAGACCGGCCATAGAGGAGCCAATCGCAAAGGCCAAAAGCGTCATACGGGTGGTGTTGAGACCCAAGGAATTGGCCCGGATCGGATTTTCGCGCAGCGCTTTGAACGCGCGGCCCCAAGGCGAATGCAACATCCATGCCATCGCCCCCGCCGTCACCAAGAAACACACAACCGTGAAGTAATAGAACGGCAGTTGCTTCATCGTATCGAACGGACCAAACACCGGACGCGGGATGCCAACGAGGCCAAGCGAGCCACCCGTAAGCCAATCCTCATTGCGCAAGACAAGAAAGACGAGCGCATTGAATGCAAGTGTCACGAAGGCAAGAAAATGGTGTTGTACCCGAAGCGCCGGATAGCCCAAAACCAGACCGATCAAGAACGTGGCCGAGATCGAGCAAAACACCGCAACGAGCCAATGCACGCCTGCCATGGTCAAAAGGGCGGTGACATAGGCCCCGATCCCCATGAACGCGGCCTGCGCCAAACTGATTTGGCCCGCGTAGCCAAGTGTCAGGTTCAGCCCCATAG comes from the Celeribacter baekdonensis genome and includes:
- a CDS encoding branched-chain amino acid ABC transporter permease translates to MTAFRILFLIAFGVALLLAPMGQGNYIIYILCSWLIFSISAMGLNLTLGYAGQISLAQAAFMGIGAYVTALLTMAGVHWLVAVFCSISATFLIGLVLGYPALRVQHHFLAFVTLAFNALVFLVLRNEDWLTGGSLGLVGIPRPVFGPFDTMKQLPFYYFTVVCFLVTAGAMAWMLHSPWGRAFKALRENPIRANSLGLNTTRMTLLAFAIGSSMAGLAGALQAPLVQFIEPGSFTLILSLKILLMVIVGGSGYFFGPILGAALVVLLPEMLRFTDGYYLIIYALLVLVVMIFSPQGLLGLGRKLLIAMKPRKERGDLKQGAQL